Below is a genomic region from Raphanus sativus cultivar WK10039 unplaced genomic scaffold, ASM80110v3 Scaffold2019, whole genome shotgun sequence.
AACTGGGGTGCTGCtcctggaggaggaggaggaggaaacaATGGTGTTGGTAACGAGAATTTGAAGTTTGGTTATGGAGGAAACGGTGAATCTGGTTTTGGGTTGGGAACAAGAAACATTGGGCCTAGCAAGGCAGCACCGTCGTCTTCATTCTCTTCTGCCTCGGGGACTAACAACACAGGTTATGATGGAGCAGGACTTGCGGAGTTTTATGGGAATGGTGCAGTGTATAGTGATCCCACTTGGAGATCATCAGCTCCTGAGACGGAAGGGCCTGGTTCTTTTAGCTATGGgattggaggaggaggaggaggaggtccTTCTTCGGATCTTTCAGCTAGAAGTTCATCTCCAGGTTATGTTGGCAGTTACAGTGTGAACAAGAGGCAACCAAACAGAGGTAATCTGAGTTCATAGTAATCTTTTGCTCTAATAACACATTGATTACATGCTTAAAGAATGCCATTAGGTAGCTGATAAGTAGAGGAATAGGGTATGAATGTGTAGTTCCCTAATAGAAAGCCTAGATAGGGTTCCAAATCACACTATCTAGGCTAGATTTTAAgtatcctcttcttctttgggAAACCATGGTAGGTTCTTGCTTGCATACATAATGTGGTAAAAGCAGTAACCAGTCTGCATGTTTATTGTTATCTAGTTCATCAGGGGTGTGTCATCGACATGAGTCAAGTTTCTTTCAGTGCCTTAGATATGTTGTGCTCATGGAGCTAGGGAAATAGCTTAGATCTTATGCATTGCTCACACCAGATTCTCTCTAGGAAGTCTAAGAAACTTATGATGACGAAACCCAATTGCATGACTTGTTTCTTATAGCTCCCTTTCTTCGCCTTTGTGTTGCAGGAATTGCTacttagtttttgtttttaccaCGATATTGTAGGCGAGCCATCACTGTGAACGATTAGATGATATCTTCTCTCCTTGATACAAAAGCCTATGAGGACTAAACTTGACCAACACCATCAGCTAGAGGCTAGAGCTAACCAGAAAATCCCATAGATTTTCCTGTCAATGGTTTGGTTTTCTAAATTTATTGGTCCTCCTAGGcttcttttctgttttctttttttttctttcaatgaGGGATAGTGGAAACTGTATCAGTCTCCGGCGAGGCTGTAATACATAAGAAgagttcaaaacaaaaacaaaaaaaatgaagaagaggatgatCCTTCTTCCTGAGTTTTCTTTATTGTCATGTAATGGTTCTTCTTGGTCTTGAGGGTTGTGTCTAAGGTTTGGTGTTTTGAGGCAGATTGTACTAGAGGTTATATGTTACTTTTGTTTTGtggtttttaagtttttgtttttgttttttctgatAGTGAGAGATTATTGGAAAAAAGGATTTTAGCCATTGTAGGGCTTTGGAGAATAAGTCTGTTTGTATGTCTTATGCGAACGCAAGCAAACTCGTTTCTGTTCATGTACTCTTATCTTATAGAAACTATTGTTATGTTTCATTTGATTTCATATCTTCATTTTGCAttcttttttttagaatatagtcCAGTGACTGACTAACATTTATTGATTGAATCTGGAGATCcttattatttgaattataaGAATATAACATCATCAGATTATTGTTATGAATCCTAATGATATGTAATTATGTATCCTCCACACAATTTCTTTTCTCTACGttgatcccaaaaaaaaaagaaacttgggAGCCAAGCTACTACTGACCATCTTGAACTACTGCGGAAGCTTCACTTACACAATTGTTTATCAAAGTCTACATAGGCTTTTTAACGTGCATACACCAATGATTCAGTGACTAGAGTTCGCAATTTGCACTAACCATAGAATAAATGGCTCATTAGTTATGTAAAACCAAATTCCCTCGTTGAGGCAAAATTCTATGTGGCTTGAACCGATCGAGGCAATTGAAAGTGTTAATAGTTTTTTTGGGGTTAATAGCATACATCATAGATCATAGTTAAttttttgtatagaaaatataacaatattgTATGGGTGGGTGTTTTAGGTTAATAGTTTTGAGCTTCTACTTATTGGCCGGGTAGTTTGGTCACGGGGCTGCTGCAAGCTTCAGGGCTCTGAGCTCCCAAGAGTTTGGGACTTACGTTTGAGCACTGGAAAGTAGCTGGACCATCCGCTCCGCTGTACTTAATATCAATGTCTCCGATCTCGACGTTCTGGCACGGATATCCCTTGCTGCACAATAGCTTCACTGCATCCTTGTTCCCTGATGTTCCTCTGACATTCTTGAAGCTTATGTTCACAAGCTTAATCGTTGATGCTTTcttcaaatacaaaaacaaaaataatttcataatcaactgaataatatatatttttatttaatatatcaaaaatgaaTTATAGAAAGATGTGTTACCTTCTTGTTGCATTGGTTCCAAGGGCAGTACTCTTGGTCGATGAGGATTGGGTTGGTAACGTTCTTGACAATGATATCCTCGAAATGAATATCGGAGGCAGTGGTAGAGCAAGCAGCAGACGGCCATGTCTTGATCCTCAGCCCGTTGTCAGTCTCTTGGAGTGTGCAGTTCACGACCCTAATGCCGCTAACATCTTGCTCTTTTCCGTACCTTCCAAGGCTTCCCACGCTGATTCCATGTCCTGGACCGCACGTGACTTTCTCCACGTGAAGGTTGCTCGTCCCATCTCCAACGGAGATGCAGTCGTCTCCGGTGGAGATGAAGGAGTTAAGGATCTTGACTCCGTCGCTTCTTCCCAAATGGATACCGTCAGTGTTGGGACTGTCTTCTGGAGCGGTGATCTTGATGTTACTCATGGTCATGTTCTTGGCTCCGAGCACGTTGATGTGGAAGTTCTTGGCGTCTATCGATGATATGTCTTTGATCTCAGCGTTCTCCACGAAATCAAACCTTATACTCTGTAAATACAATGATAAAATAACATCACTAAGTTGTTTTCTTCCACACAAAAGCCAATTAAATTCTGATATGTTGAGGTCTCAAAAACCATcaattctttaatttttttttgcgtgCAAACAATCCATATATGACTTAAGAGCCTACTCACCAACTAAAACCTTggtaataatttcaaaatatcaaagaaaaatGTGGACAGAAGCATGCACATACGATGGGAAGTTTCTTGCAGTTGAAAGTCTGGTGGCAGTTATTGACTCTCCAAGCTGCGTTTCCTTCACCGTCGAAAACTCCACCTCCGTTCAACTTAAACCCATTCATGTTGCCGAAGACAACCCATTTTTCCTTTCCCTGGATCGCGTTACCGTCAGCTTTGACAGTGCCTTGAAGGGTGATCTCGACTGGAGCTTTGCATGGACCCCTCATCTCGATCTCACCAAGCTTGAACTCTCCTTTTGGGATTACCACTTTGCTCGGTGAGAGAGATTGGCATGCGGATGTGAATGCTTTCAGAAGTGCCTGCATATATCAGCAGAATGAAACTTTAACAACTTAAGCCAAAAATGTGGTTTTGGTAGATTGCTTGTAACgcaagaaagaaaagaaatatatgACTAACCTGAGTAATATCAGAACCTGAAGAGGAACCAATGTTGAATACCTCGGCATTGGCTGAAAACCCCAgcaaacagaaaataaatattgtagaAACTCCAAAATACGCACccattgttaaaaatatatatttactactCGTATTACTATTTACTCTTAgttatgttgttttgtttcttaaatttgatttaactcatggttacatttatatagtggGTTCGGGAAAGAGATGTTCAGTTTAAATTTTCTCACCCACCTCTCATTTTTTAGGTTGTGTGACCCTTGTCTTTGGATTCTGCTGTCTAATTTTATATCTTGAAGGTTAAAACAAAAAAGTACCTTAACCAATAAATTGTTACTTTTATGTATATTCTAatttttgctttgttttatcAAGACAACTATAACTGAAAATGTCACAAAATTTGTTAGCAACTGAACTGAAAATATAAGTAAACTTTCATATAATGATATTgagttaattttaaaaactttcattttcttctGATTATGAACGTTTTATACACACTATGTAAAGAAGAGGAGCCGAGGTGGTCTCTCGATTCCAGGCGAAGCTTGCATAGCAAGCAGAGATAGTCCATGTGGATCCACCATGATAATAAACCGTCTCTCATGGGACATCTATCCATGATCCATCAGGAACAACCACGGACAATATAGATTGTTTTGTGACTGCCTCTTTTTCTCAAGTTACATATAGTTGTATATGTTTTAACAACTGATTAATGTACATATCCTACATTACATAGCGTTGAAGAGGCAAAATAGAGATCTTAAACTCAAAAGACTTTTTAATGAAATGATTAAGAGAGATTGTATTTGAATGTGAgccattttgtttcttttacacTCCACTGATAATGGCAACAAAGTTTTGCTTCACTGTATGACCCACCGTAGTTGCAACTATAACACGTtcgaaaatcaaaatttcaaacaaaCTATAATACCCATAATATGAAGCTAGCTAGAACAAAATTTTGACAAAAACTAAAGAGAAAACCCAATCCTTGAGTGTGCTTTAGAAGGAAAATTACTCATCCATATCCTCTTCACTAAGCTCAAGCTCAGCAAGCAACTCTTCAATCGGCACAGTCGGTGCACTTTCTCCATCCGTCGACATTGAAGCAGTCTCATCAGACTCTTGAATATAATCCTTGTTCTTGTACAATGATACGTTAAACCTCAGCTCAGGGTTCTCTTCAAGATCCCTCAAAAACTCTTCATATTCattctccatcttctcttgatCAACtctgcctcctcctcctcttgacTCATCCATCTCCATTGGAAGCTTCTTGGTCGTAAACGCACGTGGCTTCCCTTCCTTCCTCTCTCTCTGCTTGTCATAACATTTCTTGATAAGAATCGCTTCGGGAAGCAGCCCATGCAAACGATACTTCTCCATTTCATCGTCGTTCACATTTGCACCGTAGATATCATACCCTAAAGCTTGGTCTCCCGGTTTCAGAATATGTCCTAGATGAGTTTGGACAGTGAACAAGTTACCAAGGTCTGACTCGCGCGCAATTTCGACATAGGTTAGAGCGTACTTTTGCCCGCCAACAGGTGGAGGATGCACATAAAACACTAAGTACTTCACAAGCTGCCTGCTGGTGAGAGCAGATCGAAACCCTGATCTCCAGTACTCTCTGGCGTCCAAGAAGGCACACCTCAGGGTCCTAGGATCAAGAAGGGTGATGCTGTCGGAAACTTTCGTGCACACCACAAGCGGACCGAGGTTTCCTAACCCGCTAGCAACTTCGGAAGGCAAGAAGATAAGATCCTCACGGCAGATGGGACAGATGTTAACAGAGTAAGTGTACTTGTAGTTGTAAAAGCAGCTCTTGACATCGTGAGACACTAACTGCTTGTCCTGACGATAGTCAATGGGAACAACTTTCCCCAAAAAGTCAACAAACCTATCAGCATGACTTTTATTCCCAAAGTAGAAATCAATCCCTTGGTGAACCTGCTTGATTCTCACGGCACGAGAAGCGGCCTCGTGCCTGAGAATCAACTGTTCGAGATAAAAGAAAGACCTCCTGTGAGAAACATGCTGCCTAAGCTGAACGGAAGCAACCCACTGATCAGGGTTGGCATGGAACCTCGAGCAAGACTCGCAGAGATGGTCTCTAACGGTATACTCGACGAGATAAGACTGCTGAAGACGAGCGGCACCGTTAAGTACCTCGGCTTGAACAGTGAGCTTGAGTTTGATTCTCTTGGAGTGAGGCTCGGTCCAGACGAACTCAGCGTTCGTGAGCGTGACTTTGTTGAGATTCTTCTTGAGCCTGTTGATGCAGAAAGACAAGAGATCTTTGGATTCCCACTGAGCTTTGATCCACGTCTTGGGTGGCTGCAAGTAGCAACCACACTCAGGGCAATAGAAGATTTGGACACTCTTCTGTAAGCCTTCGGTGATGTCGACTTGGGAGCGGAGACAGTTGACACACATATTGGCTGCGTTTGGTGGCATAGGAACACCACACTTGCAACACACGACACTTCCAATGGTTTGCTGAACCTTGAACATCCCTGATGAATCTTGATCCATTATTGCTGACATCTGTAGTAGTAACATAATTTAATAACAAATCCAACAACACAACGCGAGAACGAAGAAATTAATATAGCACCAGTTTACGATGAAATCAATATAAGAATTTTTTAGATATCTAGTGCCTTTGAAATTAAGGTTAAAGTTTACGACTAGTTGCAATTAAATCCAGACCGTTCTAGGTTAACGATGGAAACATGAAGGAAGAGTGGTACGAACCCTGAGCTAGTTTGGAGACTGCTGGAAgatgaagagaaagaaaaaattaaaaagatcaaAGGCTTTTTTTTATACTGTACCTTTTCTTATTGTTAGGGTTATGGTTAAGCCGGGGCAAAAATATCCGGAACCAAAAACTGAAACGACGGTACATATCAGAAATAACCAGACTCGATCGGTTTGACTTTGAGAATATAGTGATTTAcagtatatttattaatttatttatttgcattGTAAAGACATTTTATACTCTGCagaatatttatgaaaaatatttatgaaacaaataatatttatttacacgGTTTTCATCAAGATCGGTCGGCAAACACCGGTTGATGAAAAACATAATCACTCGTCTCTCATGAACTCAAAGAGCTCACATCTCTCCCCGCGCAGTCGACAACACTCCGGTGAAGCTCCAGACGCACTACCATGACGACTTTCTACCACCACATTCCACATTGGCTCTGTTTTATGTTTTTCCCAAACTACAGTAAGACTAGTAgttttattgtttgttttgttctttccCTGAAAATTAATGTTAAAAAGATGTAAAGTGTTTGTTTTATTCTTTCCTGAAAATTAGCGTTAAAAAGATGTAAAGTGTCCATTTTTTTCATATTCGAAACTTGAGATTCTGGCATGTTTTTTTATTGCCAAATATGTGAATTCCATTAAAATGGGTAGAGTTTGTAAAAGTTACAATCGGTTATGTTAACAAATATGTGATTCTggtatgtttgttttttttgttttttgattctTGTATGTCAGTAAATTAGTAAATTTGTTTTCATTGTCTAAAATTTTGTATGTGTGGCCTCTTTAACGATGTCTTGTTGTTCGTTTATATTGAAGTGTCTTCTAAGAGTAATGCTATGCTCGTCAATGTTCTGCAGATGTTGATGATGTCATATTGGTGCTTAGAAATAGAATGTCTTAAGCTTGGAAGAAATTATCTTAGTCTCCTATGCCTTATTAGGAAAATGGACTATAATGTAATtgtttcttatatattggtaaTATAGTTTCTCTTACTACATGGAAACATTCAGAGAGGAATAAATCAGATCCCCAAGAGGAGATTTACAGAAAAAGAACTCACTAATGCATTGCAATCTAAGTAGTTTTGCATGATTACAGAAAAACGTTGTACATGTACATTTTCATGAATTTGACTACATGTTGAACTTTAGAACCTATGGTGCAAGATACTGAGAGTAAtaatagaaataatatattgCATTGCTTGATCAGACTTTCTACTGTATAAGAGCTGTTAAAAGGAAGAAATGTTTGTCGTATTTTAGGAATCGGAGATGTACTACCAAACCAACCTTTttgctttttcaaaaaaagatgTACAACCAAAGACGTACGCGAAGTATCCAGATTGACACTCATATTGTGTACACACACCATTGTCCATATTTATTTAGACCATCCACACACTCATGTTATTTAGGGGATGTTAGTAGGAGTTATATTTATAGTGACTTTGAACTtctaaaatctagtgttattggtttatagattttacaTTCTCATTaga
It encodes:
- the LOC108813262 gene encoding polygalacturonase-like — its product is MANAEVFNIGSSSGSDITQALLKAFTSACQSLSPSKVVIPKGEFKLGEIEMRGPCKAPVEITLQGTVKADGNAIQGKEKWVVFGNMNGFKLNGGGVFDGEGNAAWRVNNCHQTFNCKKLPISIRFDFVENAEIKDISSIDAKNFHINVLGAKNMTMSNIKITAPEDSPNTDGIHLGRSDGVKILNSFISTGDDCISVGDGTSNLHVEKVTCGPGHGISVGSLGRYGKEQDVSGIRVVNCTLQETDNGLRIKTWPSAACSTTASDIHFEDIIVKNVTNPILIDQEYCPWNQCNKKKASTIKLVNISFKNVRGTSGNKDAVKLLCSKGYPCQNVEIGDIDIKYSGADGPATFQCSNVSPKLLGAQSPEACSSPVTKLPGQ
- the LOC130505093 gene encoding uncharacterized protein LOC130505093, with the protein product MSAIMDQDSSGMFKVQQTIGSVVCCKCGVPMPPNAANMCVNCLRSQVDITEGLQKSVQIFYCPECGCYLQPPKTWIKAQWESKDLLSFCINRLKKNLNKVTLTNAEFVWTEPHSKRIKLKLTVQAEVLNGAARLQQSYLVEYTVRDHLCESCSRFHANPDQWVASVQLRQHVSHRRSFFYLEQLILRHEAASRAVRIKQVHQGIDFYFGNKSHADRFVDFLGKVVPIDYRQDKQLVSHDVKSCFYNYKYTYSVNICPICREDLIFLPSEVASGLGNLGPLVVCTKVSDSITLLDPRTLRCAFLDAREYWRSGFRSALTSRQLVKYLVFYVHPPPVGGQKYALTYVEIARESDLGNLFTVQTHLGHILKPGDQALGYDIYGANVNDDEMEKYRLHGLLPEAILIKKCYDKQRERKEGKPRAFTTKKLPMEMDESRGGGGRVDQEKMENEYEEFLRDLEENPELRFNVSLYKNKDYIQESDETASMSTDGESAPTVPIEELLAELELSEEDMDE